A single Nitrospirota bacterium DNA region contains:
- a CDS encoding polysaccharide deacetylase family protein: protein MPWYREILICLPLVFFCSSAAPAGTAGTPVIEHGPRNCTKVALTFDACPTGRSDEYDEKVIDVLMREHVPATLFMSGRWVQKNPGKAKFLADQIQFEIAAHSFYHPHMLEKDDERDIREFKATQAEIRKVTGKTPRYFRPPYGEVDERVAGLAANEGLVTVQYDIASGDPDPNLSPKAIIRGVLREARGGSIIVFHMNGNGVHTAEVLPDVIEGLRKRGFTLVTVGELLREDQKGEAIVRSSRTTTGDRTAAAKASQPGAASHF, encoded by the coding sequence ATGCCTTGGTACCGTGAAATCCTGATCTGTCTTCCCCTGGTTTTCTTCTGCAGTTCCGCCGCGCCTGCCGGAACGGCCGGAACCCCTGTCATCGAACACGGTCCGAGGAATTGCACGAAGGTTGCGCTTACCTTTGACGCCTGCCCGACCGGCAGGTCCGATGAGTACGATGAAAAGGTGATCGACGTCCTGATGCGGGAGCACGTTCCTGCCACGCTCTTCATGAGCGGCAGGTGGGTCCAGAAGAACCCCGGCAAGGCGAAGTTCCTCGCTGATCAAATTCAGTTCGAGATCGCAGCCCACAGTTTTTACCACCCCCATATGCTGGAAAAAGATGATGAACGGGACATCCGGGAGTTCAAGGCGACCCAGGCGGAGATCAGGAAGGTGACCGGGAAAACGCCGCGTTATTTCCGGCCGCCCTACGGAGAGGTGGATGAACGGGTGGCGGGGCTTGCGGCGAATGAGGGGCTTGTCACGGTCCAGTATGACATCGCTTCGGGCGACCCCGACCCGAACCTGTCACCGAAGGCGATTATACGCGGGGTTCTGCGGGAGGCTCGGGGCGGGAGCATCATCGTGTTCCACATGAACGGGAACGGCGTGCACACCGCGGAGGTCCTGCCTGACGTGATCGAAGGCCTGCGAAAAAGAGGCTTCACGCTGGTCACCGTGGGAGAACTCCTGCGGGAAGATCAGAAGGGCGAAGCGATCGTTCGGTCTTCACGGACGACAACTGGCGACCGAACCGCAGCCGCCAAGGCATCTCAACCAGGCGCGGCCTCGCACTTCTGA
- a CDS encoding ferritin family protein: MNKYSIDEVLEMAVQTEKLGYQFYVGMADKFKHDAGLVKLFTTLASKEKVHEKTFSNLKDMVAKKGTEPVQWEDVTTYMRAFVESEFFLGNSKSLPSMDHLRTVQDVVKFALGFEKETLLYFWELRSVVKEKEVVDEVINEEKSHIMWLDAFKRGLNA; this comes from the coding sequence ATGAACAAGTATTCGATCGACGAGGTCCTCGAAATGGCGGTCCAGACGGAAAAGCTCGGGTATCAGTTCTATGTTGGCATGGCCGACAAGTTCAAGCATGATGCGGGTCTGGTCAAGCTCTTCACGACGCTGGCCTCCAAGGAAAAAGTGCACGAGAAGACCTTCAGCAACCTCAAGGACATGGTCGCGAAGAAGGGCACGGAGCCGGTCCAGTGGGAGGACGTGACCACCTACATGCGGGCCTTCGTGGAGTCGGAGTTCTTCCTCGGCAACAGCAAGTCCCTGCCTTCCATGGACCACCTGAGAACCGTGCAGGATGTCGTGAAGTTCGCCCTGGGCTTCGAGAAGGAGACGCTTCTCTATTTCTGGGAGCTCCGGTCCGTCGTGAAGGAGAAAGAGGTCGTCGACGAGGTCATCAACGAGGAAAAGAGCCACATCATGTGGCTGGACGCTTTCAAGAGAGGTTTAAACGCCTAA